aaaattacgGTGGAGGGTATAGAGCTAGAACCTCTCTGTGATGAGGTTGTTGTCTTCTttcatatgtttcttttgacatacttattcttattatttctTCTGTGTCTACTGCTTTCCTTAGATGATGACTGAACTTTGTGAATTCTTCTTTTCGTTGTAGTTATATgagtttgataaattttatttgtgttcTTGGTTACGTTTCAGATTCAAGATTATTTCGCTGCAAGAGCGATTTCACGGAAAACACTCGAGAGAAATCGGGTTATGCAGAAAAGAATAGGTGACGAGGTAGCTTACGAGTATTCTTCTGAATTGGttatttttcaagatttttgcTGTCCTCAGATTCTAAAGGCGATGGCCACTCGCTGTTCCGATCTTGATTGCAATTTAGAATTCCTGATTTTCTAGTTAAATTTTTGACTTAAGGAACATGATTAGTTCTGATCCTGTGTGTCCGACTCTGTCTTATACTTTCTCatctctaatatttttatatgtttaatgCGGCAGATTGTAATTGCGTTTACTTATTGGCAAAGAGGGGAGCTTGTGAGTTGCAAGTACCGGTCTCTAACTAAGATGTTCTTTCAGGTTCACATCATACAAATTCCCTTCTCAATAGCAGATGTAAATAACTCTCTCGAGCTTTCTGTTACGACTGTTCTCTTacatacttttttctttgattttccttCAGGAAAGGAAGACACGGAGGATCTTATATGGTCTTGATGACATAGAAAAAACATCTGAAGTCATTATAGTATGTCTGCATTTATCTCCTTTAAATTATCGTACGAAACTAAACTGTGAAGAGCAGTATGTTAATTCTTTGgggaaaataaaactttaggTTGAAGGGGAGATAGATAAACTTGCAATGGAAGAAGCTGGTTTTCTCAATTGTGTATCCGTTCCTGATGGAGCTCCAGCGAAGGTTTCTTCGAAGGAAATCCCATCGGAAGACAAGGTTTGACTGGTCTTCTAGGTTTCATACtttatatctctttttttttccgttctcttttatttgattcCTTAAGTATTTTACTGTTCGGTGAAGCTAGGACACGAAGTATAAATTTCTATGGAATTGCAATGACTATCTAAAAAAGGTGTGtgataatttattatttggtttgaATGTCAATATTCCAAGAATCTGGGAATAATATGGTCTTTATTCGTAGGCGTCTCGAATTGTTATTGCTACTGACGGAGATGGACCTGGTCAAGCTATGGCGGAAGAAATTGCACGGCGTTTGGGTAAAGAAAGATGTTGGCGTGTCAAGTGGCCGAAGAAAAGTGAGGATGAACATTTTAAAGATGCAAACGAGGTTAGATTAgattatatgtaaattttatgAAACTGCCTTCGAGATTACCTTGATTTAAATGACCACAATGATTCCTTACTTGGGCGATTCTTAGGTTCTTATGTCTAAGGGACCTCATTTACTCAAGGAAGCTATTTTAGATGCTGAGCCATATCCTATACTAGGATTATTCTCCTTCAAAGATTTCTTTGATGAAATTGATGCCTACTATGATAGAACACATGGGCACGAGTATGGTGTTTCAACAGGGTGGAAAAATTTGGACAACTTGTATAGTGTAAGCGTTAAAGTCATGtccttttttcaaaaatattgttgTAGGCTCATCAACTAATGTGATATATTCAATTTGCTCCTGATCAGGTTGTGCCAGGGGAGTTGACAGTTGTGACAGGGATCCCTAATTCTGGAAAGAGTGAATGGATTGATGCTATGTTGTGCAATCTTAACCATAGTGTTGGCTGGAAATTTGCACTCTGTTCAATGGAGAATAAGGTGTGTTTCTGAACTTGTCCTTAATTGGAAAAACTGCTTTATAGTAGCTTTACCTGATTGTTCTTATTTGTGCTACTTCAAGGTACGAGATCATGCCAGGAAACTTTtggaaaaacatataaagaaacCATTCTTTGATGCAGAGTAAGCCTCTTTGCTTTGAAAAGATCTACATCTTTCTGATTGCAGCCAATAGCTGGTGCTCTTGTAATGTCTGACCGTGTACTTAACTTTGTCCTTTCTTGAAAGTGGTGTGTATGTTTCCCCTTTTTTTCGACAGCTATGGGAGATCTGTCCAACGGATGAGCGTTGAGGAGAAGGATGAAGGGAAAAAGTGGTTGAATGACACCTTCTATCCCATAAGGTAAGATATTCAGCCTTGTAGAACTCGACTCTCCGCTGATGCAAAATAACTACCTAAAGCCCAGGAAGTTGTGCAACTTGGACAtgatatgttaaaattttggtGTTTGGGTTCTCATGACTAATCAGATGTGAGATGGATTCACTTCCAAGTATTGATTGGGTTCTGGAACGTGCAAAAGCAGCTGTTCTTCGGTATGGGATTCGAGGACTTGTTATAGATCCTTACAATGAGCTCGATCATCAACGTACTCCACGCCAGTGagtgaagaaaatattttcactGAATACCCTCTTTCCTTTCTGAAACATGAAAGATTAATATTCGTTTTGATAGGACGGAGACAGAGTATGTCAGCCAGATGcttacaaaaatcaaacgCTTTTCCCAACACCACTCCTGCCATGTCTGGTTTGTCGCTCATCCAAAACAGTTGCAACATTGGGATGGCGGTGCACCAAACCTTTACGATATTAGTGGCAGCGCacattttataaacaaatgtGACAATGGTATTATAGTTCACAGAAACCGCGACGAAAATGCTGGACCTCTTGATCTAGTTCAAGTGGGTACCAATCccttcatcttcatctgtaatgtattattttaaaaatggccTTCTTATTGTGTAAAGTTACTAAcctttttgtatgttttagaTTGGTGTGAGGAAAGTACGAAACAAGGTGGCAGGACAAATTGGTGATGCATACTTGTGTTATGACAGGTACATAAACTTTTCAACTACCTTCTTATTTCTACTAATCTAACTTAACGGACTAAACAAGTTTTCACAAGAACTTATGATAGTATTTTGTTACTTTGGCATCGAAAACTAGCTGAAGTTATTCCGAAGTACCCAAAGCGTAGAGACCTTTGCCTAGAACACCAAACCTTTATCAAAACTCTGTTCAAAGTTACAATCGATAATTCTACTATGTTGGTTCAGTAATGAAATCTTTATTCGACAGGACAACTGGTTCCTACTCGGATTCTCCAGTGACGCCTGGAATGCCAGAGAGGAGATCACCCAAGCGGTACTGATCAGTTTGGTGAATTTAAAGGCCGTCAAACACGGTGGACATAGCGTATCGATAACATTTGTCAACTAAATTTTATCCCTTTTGGGTTACCATTGGTGAGGAAAAAGATGATCTTGTGAGATTCTTACCTTTGTGTTTTAACAGACtgtcaagattcaagaacaagaTTATGTCTCTACTATGTAATGTGGAATTATGAATCATGGTGTTTCTCTATTGTGTCTGGTAGGTCTGATCCAAAATGTGACTGAATTCGATTTTTGTACAGCTCTGTGATCTTTTTGTGCTCTGTCTGTTTCTGtagtttgttctgtttctctctgtctctgtctcCTCCTTTTGTTGCGGCTGATTTGGTGTTGTGAATTAGCTGTATAACTGTTGACTTCAACTACCTCTCTGTTATAATTATGCAAACTCTTTGCAAATTGATTCAATTATTTCCAATGTTATACTGCTTTGTGTTACGTCTATCTAGTTGATTTCTTTGAGTATTAATCTAATTGTCAcgcaaatattttataatagaATCAGTTGCGGCGGTGCACTATAAATGTCGATCATATATAATCATTGCGAACGTAATTAATATAGGGAATATAGGTGAAAGTTGTGGAAATAGTTTATTCTCGTCAAAGGATATGACCAAGACCAAAATTATTGGTATTATCTAATTTATCaatccattgtttttttttcacacaTTTGCTTATTCTGATATATttagtattgtttttaattatacatCATAAAGACATAAACATCATagacaaaacttttattgagaacttatataaataatcattttttgtgtATGTTAATCACATATTTACATTAGGAAATAACTAAGTTTAGAATTTTTCGACCAATATTCAAATCACTTAATCATCTGATTTACATGCAAACATTTGATGATATGAAACCATTCATATGAAACAGCAActcattaatataaaaatataatgattaGTGTCTTTGTTGGCATATTTTGGTGTCAACAGCTAAAAGAGACATTTACTTACCAATAAAGGAGACCGTATATCCAATTCCGACTGTTTAATGAAAATCATGATATATTAAGGAACAAATATTTGATTGAGAACCGTTACAACGAAGAGATTCTTCTCCACTATCACATTATACATGGTACtttctaattatattaaaatgggACGTAATTTAGAATTAAGTGATAACTCTGTAAAAttagaaaggaaacaaaacaaaataaaaccatattaaaatgaatttcaCACAAAAAGTGACTTTGGTAGTGAATATATCCGTCCGTTGCGCCGAACATACTCTGTCGAATAGCACCACGTGTCGTGTAAACAGATCAGCATCGACGACCGTTGAGAGAACATGAGAAGCGAAACGTGGGACCTCACCAATatctttgtttattaatttatatttcttggTGCTACGTAAAATATTTGTTCTGCGATTTTGAGAATTTGCCAGGCTGGCAAATTGGGGCCAGGTTGGATCATCCAACGGCTGTGGTTGGTTCTTCATGTTTACTGGTAGGGTCCATCATGTGACCGTTGCTAAGGGCGGTGTGGACCACCTCTAGTCCTAGGGTTTTTTCCTTCTCTGCATAAAGCTCCCTTCtttgttcctcctcctctctcttctcttatttATTCACAACCCCCCattaatctctttctctgctgcagcttaaactttaaaaaacacTACAAGAACAACTTCTTCAGGTTCTATAAAGAGATTCCGAAGAAGAATCTTTTCCAGAAACAGTGTAagtcttatcttcttctttaggttggtttctctctttttctctctttagaAGCTGTTAAATTCGAATcctttttgggttttagttCTATTGTCTCTCTTGATTTCTcgatttttatatagataaacTTAGAAAGCTTCGAATTTGAGCTAGGTTTCTCTCGCcttcaggaaaaaaaaaaagaaagtttcaatcttttccTCCTGAGATTTAGTTCTGCAGAGTTGAAATTGGATTCTGTGTTATGTTGTTTGAGTTCGTTTAATCGTTAGGGTTTATACAAGAATTACGTTTTTGATTTTAGATCTCTACTAATCAGGAAGAAGAATTAAGCTTGTTTCTTTTAGATCTCAACTAATTCAACAAGGTTAATTAGTTCTAGGGTTACTACTTTGGTGAATTGTATAATTGGTGACTAAATATTGTTTGAATCGATTCTGAATGACAGGCTTTAAGATGACTGCTGAAGTTAAGGTTGAGGAGAAACAGGTGGAGTCAGAGGTTGTTATTGCTCCTGCTGTTGTTCCTGAGGAGACTACTGTTAAGGCTGTTGTGGAAGAGACtaaggttgaagaagatgagagcaAGCCTGAGGGTGTGGAGAAGAGTGCTTCCTTCAAAGAAGAGAGTGATTTCTTTGCTGATTTGAAAGAATCTGAGAAAAAGGCACTGAGTGATCTCAAGTCTAAGCTTGAGGAAGCTATTGTTGACAACACTCTCttaaagacgaagaagaaggagagctCTCctatgaaggagaagaaggaagaggtTGTGAAACCTGAAGCTGaggttgagaagaagaaggaagaagcagCAGAGGAgaaggttgaagaagagaagaaatctgAGGCTGTTGTTACCGAAGAAGCACCGAAAGCTGAGACTGTTGAGGCTGTTGTTACAGAGGAGATAATCCCCAAGGAAGAAGTGACTACTGTTGTTGAgaaggtagaagaagaaaccaaggaagaagagaagaaaaccgAGGATGTTGTTACTGAAGAAGTGAAAGCTGAGACTATTGAGGTGGAGGATGAAGATGAGTCGGTGGATAAGGATATCGAGCTTTGGGGAGTGCCATTGCTTCCAAGCAAAGGAGCTGAAAGCACGGATGTTATCCTCTTGAAGTTCTTGAGAGCAAGAGACTTTAAAGTCAACGAAGCCTTTGAGATGCTGAAGAAAACCCTCAAATGgagaaagcaaaacaagattGATTCGATCCTTGGAGAGGAGTTTGGGGAGGATCTTGCCACTGCAGCTTACATGAACGGTGTGGACCGCGAGTCCCACCCAGTTTGTTACAATGTCCACAGCGAGGAGCTTTACCAGACGATTGGGTCggagaagaacagagagaagtTCTTGAGATGGAGGTTTCAGCTGATGGAGAAGGGAATCCAGAAGCTTAATCTTAAACCAGGAGGTGTTACTTCTCTTCTCCAGATCCACGATCTCAAAAACGCTCCTGGAGTGTCAAGAACAGAGATTTGGGTCGGAATCAAGAAAGTAATCGAGACTTTGCAGGACAACTATCCGGAATTCGTGTCCAGAAACGTGAGTTgattattatcatcattcGTTTTGGGACTCGTTGATTTGGTCTACTGACTTTCTaatcattgtttgtttttgttctgcAGATATTCATCAACGTTCCATTCTGGTTCTACGCCATGAGAGCTGTCCTCTCGCCATTCTTAACTCAACGAACCAAGAGCAAGTTTGTTGTGGCTCGTCCCGCTAAGGTCAGAGAGACTCTTCTCAAGTACATTCCAGCTGATGAGCTCCCAGTTCAGTACGGTGGGTTCAAAACAGTAGACGATACCGAATTCTCCAACGAAACTGTCTCTGAAGTTGTTGTTAAGCCTGGATCATCTGAAACCATCGAAATCCCAGCTCCTGAGGTATAATTAGAAAACCAAACCCTACCTTATTCCTGAAGTTGTTAAACCCTATCTTTCTaattatggttttttgttttgtggttgtTTTCATAGACTGAAGGTACATTGGTATGGGACATAGCGGTTTTGGGATGGGAAGTGAATTACAAGGAAGAGTTTGTGCCAACAGAAGAAGGAGCTTACACGGTAATAGTCcaaaaggtgaagaagatgggAGCAAATGAAGGACCAATCAGGAACAGTTTCAAGAACAGTCAGGCTGGTAAGATTGTTCTTACCGTTGACAATGTCTCtggcaagaagaagaaagttctGTACAGGTACAGAACCAAGACTGAATCCTCTTCCTGAAGTGGAGGATTTCATGTAGTCTCTGGATATATAAtattcttttctaaatttaaacGTTTGgtgttattatttatttttgagtgATAtgtaagagaaagagatacTCCCATTATTTCATTGATATTcaatcttttgcttctttctttttttggtaaggtcaatcttttgcttctttggtATGAGATTTTTCCTCTCTTCCctatttgatttatttgattaaaactgtatggataaataaatatgttcgAATATTCAGAGTTTTACATGGGCTGAGTATTGGCCCAATGGCCTTTCAGAGTAAcaccaaagaagaaatatgTGATATGTTTTGTATGGTTGTTCTGAAAGGTTTTACAGTGAGAAAAACAGTTGAACAACCAAAAGAGGAAtggtttgatgattaataatttttcttttgatctaacattcattatattataaaccccaaaaccgggaaaaaattgaaattcggatggaaaaaaacataacaactCTATCCATagttaaatcttttttttgtttgtcatctCTATCCATAGTTAAATCTTAGTTCTTACTTATGAGTAAATGTCCTTAGACTACTCATGTTACGATCGATGATGCATGTGTGTGAACTTACCTTAATGGATATACGCGGCGAAAACAAAGACTGCCACAAAATCTACTCTTTGTGTTGTTATTGGTACACATCAATGGATGAAGAATAGTGGCTCGAACCGCTTCATTGGCcagaaaaatataagattagctactacatttttttctaaagtaaaatcaattttgttttttgggatCAATTTTTGCAGAATTCTATGTAGTGATTACGACACCACACGCATGCATGGCATCATCAGAGAAAAAGATTATAGATGACTAGACGCACTGATCCTtctacctttttttctttaaattgaatgattttaatataaacaatttgtaaCTTGTAATAGATTTGCACTTCTCCTCCTATAAATGCGTTCGTCAACATCTTTGCTTTCGTACGGTAAAACAACATCTCTCGTTGAAACAAAATgtgtttgatcattttaaattttctaataCCTTAcgtcttttattttaatttctataaGAATTGTCTGTATGGAAagtttttttaagatttttgttgcattttttttaatggacAGCTTAGTCATGCTTCTCTCTAATCTATAGACTAACATGCGGGTAACATATAAATGgcttatataaatatattcttaacaaaaaatatcaatattctTTTCAGCATATCAGtgttataattaatttagaatCCACGTctagtttatattttcttctttatttgcGGCCCCAATAATACTACTTTTGGTCAACAATATGAAAGTCAAACCAGCCGCTCAAATGTATCCTTCATGAGTTCATGTTATATTTCAGTCAATACTTTTCATATTTAAACACTTATTATAATTacgtaatatttttttgcccaaaaaaaaaaattacgtaATATTCAACATCTCTACCTTGTAGAGTTCCAAAACATTgtcacaaaatatttataaagaatttattttaactaattagGTCGTTAATTGTCCAAGGGTTTTTCATAGTTGATATAGTTCTGTTCAAATATAGCCATCCTTAATCGATTCATGGGATCGTAAATTACTACTTCGAgtgttgtaaaaaaaaatgaaacttctACATTACAAACTCGAATTTAATGCATCTGGAGTGATACTATAAAAGTAGGGATGCTCTCAGGTCGCATTTGAGAGACACAGAAATGATTTTAATggaattaatatattttcagtttttcacaaaaaaaaattgtgtttatAACAACTGCAGATTCAATGCTGATTTTATGAGTCTCACCTATagaatttatatttctatattcATAGAGGCAGTATAGGTGTTGACCCAACATCGAAAGAACACTTCGTAAAAAATTCTTTGGAACAAGGCTGAAAATTTACTCCCAAATTTAGCTATCCGATGAAGATAAATCATTTACCGTTTATTAAAGAATTATCGAGATTTTAGTCCAAACCAAAAGAGATTATGAGCctaagattttgaatttgtattggtaaaagaaattgaacgaaaatttcagaaaaaaatattaataaattgaaCGATAGAGTTCACTTACTACATAGTCAACTAGTGCCTAGCTATAATAgtttcaaaagacaaaaaaaaacaaaatcggtTAACTACTTCCGTGACATAATtctcattttgatttttgaatccAGTCTAATTTGAAAAGTATattcaaaatctttaaatcCATTAATGATAACTTTTATAATACGTTGACACACGCAATTGTATATACAATATTCTTGaattttaaatgtaaattCTAGAATATATTGCGATCACCACACTAATCAAAATCTTTGGGACAACTTGAACCCACATTTGACTTTTCTTGGTCAAATATTTTGGCATCATGCATGATCTTCtctataaaaaccaaaaggcCTCAACGACATTCATAAACTCAgtcattatatttatttttgttgtatttcaACGTTCAATCTCTGAAAATGAAATATGCATTGattcttgttctcttttttgttgtcttcatATGGCAATCAAGCTCATCATCAGCAAACTCGGAGACTTTCACACAATGCCTAACCTCAAACTCCGACCCCAAACATCCCATCTCCCCcgctatcttcttctccggaaATGGCTCCTACTCCTCCGTATTACAAGCCAACATCCGTAACCTCCGCTTCAACACCACCTCAACTCCGAAACCCTTCCTCATAATCGCCGCAACACATGAATCCCATGTGCAAGCCGCGATTACTTGCGGGAAACGCCACAACCTTCAGATGAAAATCAGAAGTGGAGGCCACGACTACGATGGCTTGTCATACGTTACATACTCTGGCAAACCGTTCTTCGTCCTCGACATGTTTAACCTCCGTTCGGTGGATGTCGACGTGGCAAGTAAGACCGCGTGGGTCCAAACCGGTGCCATACTCGGAGAAGTTTATTACTATATATGGGAGAAGAGCAAAACCCTAGCTTATCCCGCCGGAATTTGTCCCACGGTTGGTGTCGGTGGCCATATCAGTGGTGGAGGTTACGGTAACATGATGAGAAAATACGGTCTCACCGTAGATAATACCATCGATGCAAGAATGGTCGACGTAAATGGTATAATTGATATCtctattttatatactaattaaattttatagtgTGGATCGGATAGTGATTTTGGTCACATCAATTAAAAACTTGGTGAACATAAAATTAACCAAGCAATCAATTTAGACAAGCaacataatcatatatatttttcttacatttgtATGTAcctgaatatttatatttatgtttatatgttctcactatattttcacttttgtatttgaaaatttttagGAAAAATTTTGGATAGAAAATTGATGGGAGAAGATCTCTACTGGGCAATaaacggaggaggaggagggagCTACGGCGTCGTATTGGCCTACAAAATAAACCTTGTTGAAGTCCCAGAAAACGTCACCGTTTTCAGAATCTCCCGGACGTTAGAACAAAATGCGACGGATATCATTCACCGGTGGCAACAAGTTGCACCGAAGCTTCCCGACGAGCTTTTCATAAGAACAGTCATTGACGTAGTAAACGGCACTGTTTCATCTCAAAAGACCGTCAGGACAACATTCATAGCAATGTTTCTAGGAGACACGACAACTCTACTGTCGATATTAAACCGGAGATTCCCAGAATTGGGTTTGGTCCGGTCTGACTGTACCGAAACAAGCTGGATCCAATCTGTGCTATTCTGGACAAATATCCAAGTTGGTTCGTCGGAGACACTTCTACTCCAAAGGAATCAACCCGTGAACTACCTCAAGAGGAAATCAGATTACGTACGTGAACCGATTTCAAGAACCGGTTTAGAGtcaatttggaagaaaatgatCGAGCTTGAAATTCCGACAATGGCTTTCAATCCATACGGTGGTGAGATGGGGAGGATATCATCTACGGTGACTCCGTTCCCATACAGAGCCGGTAATCTCTGGAAGATTCAGTACGGTGCGAATTGGAGAGATGAGACTTTAACCGACCGGTACATGGAATTGACGAGGAAGTTGTACCAATTCATGACACCATTTGTTTCCAAGAATCCGAGACAATCGTTTTTCAATTACCGTGATGTTGATTTGGGTATTAATTCTCATAATGGTAAAATCAGTAGTTATGTGGAAGGTAAACGTTACGGGAAGAAGTATTTCGCAGGTAATTTCGAGAGATTGGTGAAGATTAAGACGAGAGTTGATAGTGGTAATTTCTTTAGGAACGAACAGAGTATTCCTGTGTTACCATAAgtgtatttatttgattattggttagtgaaatttgttgttgtataaTGATTATATGtcgtat
This sequence is a window from Arabidopsis thaliana chromosome 1 sequence. Protein-coding genes within it:
- a CDS encoding toprim domain-containing protein (toprim domain-containing protein; FUNCTIONS IN: DNA helicase activity, nucleic acid binding, ATP binding; INVOLVED IN: DNA replication, DNA metabolic process; CONTAINS InterPro DOMAIN/s: Toprim domain, subgroup (InterPro:IPR006154), DNA helicase, DnaB-like, C-terminal (InterPro:IPR007694), Toprim domain (InterPro:IPR006171); BEST Arabidopsis thaliana protein match is: nucleic acid binding;nucleic acid binding (TAIR:AT1G30660.1); Has 1118 Blast hits to 1106 proteins in 217 species: Archae - 0; Bacteria - 270; Metazoa - 48; Fungi - 0; Plants - 77; Viruses - 127; Other Eukaryotes - 596 (source: NCBI BLink).) produces the protein MRFLLRLPQIHFRKLSCSMSVLMGSKQFLEFCLLPSFASYPSSPSYSSSRQVSSVSRRFRPVLASRPVSKNSPYYQRTNGLSSYNSIPRVPTPVDTEVEADKRVVLSRLVTLRRKLAEQGVDAENCPPGQHSGLICPTCEGGNSGEKSLSLFIAPDGSSATWNCFRGKCGLKGGVRADGGLASADPIEKVERKITVEGIELEPLCDEIQDYFAARAISRKTLERNRVMQKRIGDEIVIAFTYWQRGELVSCKYRSLTKMFFQERKTRRILYGLDDIEKTSEVIIVEGEIDKLAMEEAGFLNCVSVPDGAPAKVSSKEIPSEDKDTKYKFLWNCNDYLKKASRIVIATDGDGPGQAMAEEIARRLGKERCWRVKWPKKSEDEHFKDANEVLMSKGPHLLKEAILDAEPYPILGLFSFKDFFDEIDAYYDRTHGHEYGVSTGWKNLDNLYSVVPGELTVVTGIPNSGKSEWIDAMLCNLNHSVGWKFALCSMENKVRDHARKLLEKHIKKPFFDADYGRSVQRMSVEEKDEGKKWLNDTFYPIRCEMDSLPSIDWVLERAKAAVLRYGIRGLVIDPYNELDHQRTPRQTETEYVSQMLTKIKRFSQHHSCHVWFVAHPKQLQHWDGGAPNLYDISGSAHFINKCDNGIIVHRNRDENAGPLDLVQIGVRKVRNKVAGQIGDAYLCYDRTTGSYSDSPVTPGMPERRSPKRY
- a CDS encoding FAD-binding Berberine family protein (FAD-binding Berberine family protein; FUNCTIONS IN: electron carrier activity, oxidoreductase activity, FAD binding, catalytic activity; LOCATED IN: endomembrane system; EXPRESSED IN: stem, hypocotyl, root, stamen; EXPRESSED DURING: 4 anthesis; CONTAINS InterPro DOMAIN/s: FAD-binding, type 2 (InterPro:IPR016166), Berberine/berberine-like (InterPro:IPR012951), FAD linked oxidase, N-terminal (InterPro:IPR006094); BEST Arabidopsis thaliana protein match is: FAD-binding Berberine family protein (TAIR:AT1G30710.1); Has 4734 Blast hits to 4686 proteins in 819 species: Archae - 47; Bacteria - 2248; Metazoa - 0; Fungi - 1602; Plants - 666; Viruses - 0; Other Eukaryotes - 171 (source: NCBI BLink).); its protein translation is MKYALILVLFFVVFIWQSSSSSANSETFTQCLTSNSDPKHPISPAIFFSGNGSYSSVLQANIRNLRFNTTSTPKPFLIIAATHESHVQAAITCGKRHNLQMKIRSGGHDYDGLSYVTYSGKPFFVLDMFNLRSVDVDVASKTAWVQTGAILGEVYYYIWEKSKTLAYPAGICPTVGVGGHISGGGYGNMMRKYGLTVDNTIDARMVDVNGKILDRKLMGEDLYWAINGGGGGSYGVVLAYKINLVEVPENVTVFRISRTLEQNATDIIHRWQQVAPKLPDELFIRTVIDVVNGTVSSQKTVRTTFIAMFLGDTTTLLSILNRRFPELGLVRSDCTETSWIQSVLFWTNIQVGSSETLLLQRNQPVNYLKRKSDYVREPISRTGLESIWKKMIELEIPTMAFNPYGGEMGRISSTVTPFPYRAGNLWKIQYGANWRDETLTDRYMELTRKLYQFMTPFVSKNPRQSFFNYRDVDLGINSHNGKISSYVEGKRYGKKYFAGNFERLVKIKTRVDSGNFFRNEQSIPVLP
- a CDS encoding Sec14p-like phosphatidylinositol transfer family protein (Sec14p-like phosphatidylinositol transfer family protein; FUNCTIONS IN: transporter activity; INVOLVED IN: transport; LOCATED IN: cytosol, nucleus, plasma membrane; EXPRESSED IN: 23 plant structures; EXPRESSED DURING: 14 growth stages; CONTAINS InterPro DOMAIN/s: Cellular retinaldehyde-binding/triple function, C-terminal (InterPro:IPR001251), Cellular retinaldehyde-binding/triple function, N-terminal (InterPro:IPR008273), GOLD (InterPro:IPR009038), Cellular retinaldehyde binding/alpha-tocopherol transport (InterPro:IPR001071), Phosphatidylinositol transfer protein-like, N-terminal (InterPro:IPR011074); BEST Arabidopsis thaliana protein match is: SEC14 cytosolic factor family protein / phosphoglyceride transfer family protein (TAIR:AT4G09160.1); Has 35333 Blast hits to 34131 proteins in 2444 species: Archae - 798; Bacteria - 22429; Metazoa - 974; Fungi - 991; Plants - 531; Viruses - 0; Other Eukaryotes - 9610 (source: NCBI BLink).), yielding MTAEVKVEEKQVESEVVIAPAVVPEETTVKAVVEETKVEEDESKPEGVEKSASFKEESDFFADLKESEKKALSDLKSKLEEAIVDNTLLKTKKKESSPMKEKKEEVVKPEAEVEKKKEEAAEEKVEEEKKSEAVVTEEAPKAETVEAVVTEEIIPKEEVTTVVEKVEEETKEEEKKTEDVVTEEVKAETIEVEDEDESVDKDIELWGVPLLPSKGAESTDVILLKFLRARDFKVNEAFEMLKKTLKWRKQNKIDSILGEEFGEDLATAAYMNGVDRESHPVCYNVHSEELYQTIGSEKNREKFLRWRFQLMEKGIQKLNLKPGGVTSLLQIHDLKNAPGVSRTEIWVGIKKVIETLQDNYPEFVSRNIFINVPFWFYAMRAVLSPFLTQRTKSKFVVARPAKVRETLLKYIPADELPVQYGGFKTVDDTEFSNETVSEVVVKPGSSETIEIPAPETEGTLVWDIAVLGWEVNYKEEFVPTEEGAYTVIVQKVKKMGANEGPIRNSFKNSQAGKIVLTVDNVSGKKKKVLYRYRTKTESSS